The following coding sequences lie in one Phenylobacterium immobile (ATCC 35973) genomic window:
- a CDS encoding PQQ-dependent sugar dehydrogenase, producing the protein MPKLLATAALAALLCACGQSGSAQTSATAMRPGAPVPTDPPNAKGQAPAFPGQTRAPEIKSGVAFGSQTYVSGIDKPWGLAFLPGGGLLITEKAGRLRLFKAGKLSDPIGGLPPIDARDQGGLLGVAVDPNYAANGRIYLSFSEGYPDGKTNTAVASGQLVLKDGQAPILTDTKVIWRQTPPWESTKHFGSRLVFDNTGALFITTGERSVASGRMQAQNLGVTLGKIVRIKTDGSIPADNPFVGREGVKPEIWSNGHRNIQAAAINPRSGVLWEVEHGTRGGDEVNIVKKGADYGWPSVAYGVEYAGGKITGGLTQKAGTEQPAYYWDPVIAPSGMAFYEADLFPAWKGSLFVGGLRSTALVRLVLDGDKIVGEERLLTDLGQRIRDVIVGPDGALYVATDETAGKVLRIAPKP; encoded by the coding sequence ATGCCCAAGCTTCTCGCCACAGCGGCGCTCGCCGCCCTGCTCTGCGCCTGCGGACAGTCCGGTTCAGCCCAGACCAGCGCGACCGCGATGCGGCCCGGTGCGCCCGTGCCGACCGATCCGCCGAACGCCAAGGGCCAGGCGCCGGCCTTCCCCGGCCAGACTCGCGCGCCTGAGATCAAGTCTGGCGTCGCCTTCGGCAGCCAGACCTATGTCTCCGGTATCGACAAGCCGTGGGGCCTCGCCTTCCTGCCGGGCGGCGGCCTCCTGATCACAGAGAAGGCCGGCCGCCTGCGCCTGTTCAAGGCCGGCAAGCTGTCCGACCCGATCGGCGGCTTGCCGCCCATCGACGCCCGCGACCAGGGCGGCCTCCTCGGCGTCGCTGTCGACCCAAACTACGCCGCCAACGGCCGCATCTACTTGAGCTTCTCGGAGGGCTATCCGGACGGCAAGACCAACACCGCCGTCGCCAGCGGCCAACTGGTGCTGAAGGACGGCCAGGCGCCGATCCTGACGGACACCAAGGTGATATGGCGCCAGACCCCGCCCTGGGAGTCCACGAAACACTTCGGCTCGCGCCTGGTGTTCGACAACACCGGCGCGCTGTTCATCACCACCGGCGAGCGCTCTGTGGCGAGCGGCCGCATGCAGGCCCAGAACCTCGGCGTGACCCTGGGCAAGATCGTCCGTATCAAGACCGACGGCTCGATCCCCGCCGACAATCCATTCGTCGGCCGCGAAGGCGTAAAGCCCGAGATCTGGTCGAACGGCCACCGCAACATACAGGCCGCCGCCATCAACCCGCGCTCGGGGGTTCTCTGGGAGGTCGAACATGGCACGCGGGGCGGCGACGAGGTCAACATCGTTAAGAAGGGCGCCGACTACGGCTGGCCCAGCGTCGCCTATGGCGTCGAATACGCCGGCGGCAAGATCACCGGCGGCCTGACCCAGAAGGCCGGGACCGAACAGCCCGCCTACTATTGGGACCCGGTCATCGCCCCGTCCGGCATGGCCTTCTATGAGGCCGACCTGTTCCCCGCCTGGAAGGGCAGCCTGTTCGTCGGCGGCCTCCGGTCGACCGCCCTGGTCCGCCTCGTCCTCGACGGCGACAAGATCGTCGGCGAAGAGCGCCTGCTCACCGACCTGGGCCAGCGTATCCGTGACGTCATCGTTGGCCCTGACGGCGCCCTCTACGTCGCCACCGACGAAACCGCCGGCAAGGTGTTGCGGATCGCGCCGAAACCTTAG
- a CDS encoding NAD(P)/FAD-dependent oxidoreductase, protein MADFDFDAVVVGAGAVGLACGYALARRGLIVAVLEKDAAIGQGVSSRNSEVIHAGLQYPTGSLKARLCVEGRRALYAFLDAHHVDYARCGKLVAATKPEQLEGLRALLRRAQANGVEDVIELSAAEAIALEPELFCVGALSSPQSGVFDSHGYMLALEGEIEAAGGTVVLATPFEAARPLADGGFEIQAGGEQPTTLTCRYLVTAPGLSAQGVAAHIAGFPAAEIPEPHYGKGMYFRLAGKPPFSRLIYPPPGHGSVGAHYRTDLGGQGVIGPDLHYVDHPDYTVDASAEAEFSAYIRTFWPGLPDGALTPDYAGVRPKLHGPDEPQPDFRLDGPDMHGLAGLVALFGIESPGLTASLAIGEEVALRLGL, encoded by the coding sequence ATGGCCGACTTCGATTTCGATGCTGTGGTGGTGGGCGCGGGCGCTGTGGGGCTTGCGTGCGGCTATGCGCTCGCACGACGCGGGCTGATCGTGGCGGTTCTGGAGAAGGATGCGGCGATCGGGCAGGGGGTTTCGTCGCGGAACTCCGAGGTGATCCATGCGGGGCTGCAGTATCCGACGGGGTCGCTGAAGGCGCGGTTGTGCGTCGAAGGTCGGCGCGCGCTCTACGCCTTTTTGGATGCCCACCACGTGGACTACGCCCGCTGCGGCAAGCTGGTGGCGGCGACGAAGCCGGAGCAGCTGGAGGGCCTGCGGGCGCTGCTGCGGCGCGCGCAGGCCAATGGCGTCGAGGATGTGATCGAGCTGAGCGCGGCGGAGGCCATCGCTCTGGAGCCGGAGCTCTTCTGCGTCGGCGCGCTCTCGTCGCCGCAGAGCGGGGTCTTCGACAGCCACGGCTACATGTTGGCGCTCGAGGGTGAGATCGAGGCCGCCGGCGGAACGGTGGTGCTGGCGACGCCGTTTGAGGCCGCACGGCCGCTGGCCGACGGCGGGTTCGAGATCCAGGCGGGCGGGGAACAGCCCACAACCCTGACCTGCCGCTATCTGGTGACCGCGCCGGGCCTGTCGGCGCAGGGAGTGGCGGCGCATATCGCTGGCTTTCCGGCAGCGGAGATCCCGGAGCCGCATTATGGCAAGGGCATGTACTTCCGTCTGGCTGGAAAGCCGCCGTTCAGCCGGCTCATCTACCCGCCGCCGGGACATGGATCGGTGGGCGCGCACTATCGGACCGACCTAGGCGGGCAGGGCGTGATCGGGCCTGACCTGCACTATGTGGACCACCCCGACTATACGGTGGATGCGAGCGCCGAGGCGGAGTTCTCGGCCTATATCCGGACCTTCTGGCCTGGGCTGCCGGACGGCGCGTTGACCCCCGACTACGCCGGCGTACGACCGAAGCTGCACGGGCCGGACGAGCCGCAGCCCGATTTCCGGCTGGATGGGCCGGACATGCATGGACTTGCGGGGCTGGTCGCCCTGTTCGGCATCGAGAGCCCCGGCCTCACCGCCTCGCTGGCGATCGGCGAAGAGGTGGCGTTGCGGTTGGGGCTCTAA
- a CDS encoding DUF1963 domain-containing protein, with amino-acid sequence MAERLTGMQRPTLLLEEDETSAFSKLGGAPNLPPHLAWPIGVKGPQAFIAQLDLGVARNCGGPDWAPSSGALYVFLDDDRFGFGDEIRVLFSPTLGEAPAQFPETLGRKHRYKEKRLRMEHFPSTPSADWVDIDPGSAMIEQLEEDAALSQPPNDSPDHRLFGYPAEIQSGQLWLECEHLACGREGSVYAERPSEAFIRSAEDWRLLLQIDTDEQVGMSYGDGGMFYVFIREADARQADFSRTVTIPQTY; translated from the coding sequence ATGGCCGAGCGTCTGACCGGGATGCAGCGGCCCACCCTTCTCCTTGAAGAGGACGAGACCTCGGCATTCTCGAAACTGGGCGGCGCGCCCAATCTGCCGCCCCATCTCGCGTGGCCTATCGGCGTAAAGGGCCCGCAAGCCTTCATCGCCCAACTTGACCTCGGCGTGGCGCGCAACTGCGGCGGACCAGATTGGGCGCCGTCTTCTGGCGCCCTCTACGTTTTTCTGGACGACGACCGGTTCGGTTTCGGAGACGAAATCCGTGTGCTGTTCAGTCCGACGCTTGGCGAGGCTCCAGCGCAGTTTCCCGAAACCCTGGGGCGTAAGCATCGCTACAAGGAGAAACGCCTCCGCATGGAGCATTTCCCTTCGACACCCAGCGCAGACTGGGTCGACATTGATCCCGGGTCAGCAATGATCGAGCAGCTCGAGGAAGACGCGGCGCTAAGTCAGCCCCCAAACGACAGCCCTGATCATCGACTCTTCGGCTATCCGGCCGAGATCCAGTCCGGCCAACTTTGGCTGGAGTGCGAGCACCTCGCTTGCGGAAGAGAAGGTTCCGTTTACGCAGAGCGCCCTTCTGAAGCGTTCATTCGCTCCGCAGAAGACTGGCGTCTGCTCCTGCAAATTGACACCGATGAGCAAGTGGGCATGTCGTATGGCGACGGCGGCATGTTCTACGTCTTCATCCGTGAGGCGGACGCTCGACAGGCCGACTTTTCCCGGACAGTGACGATCCCGCAGACGTACTGA
- a CDS encoding alpha/beta fold hydrolase codes for MAESEFETADGISVHYRDHQPRSTAGIPVLCLHGLTRNERDFEELGPRIVELGRRVIIATQRGRGLSGWDPDAERYNPSVYVADMLGLLDRLAIEKAVFVGTSMGGLMTMIAAAMAPERVGAAVLNDIGPEIDPAGLERIRSYAGGSRTARSWLDAASLCRDINGVSFPAEAGEAFWIAFAKRIFREVAPGEIVLDYDPAIARTVSGPQVDLWPLFDVLKPVPTLLIRGDISDVLMRSTVAAMRARKPDLAFAAVPEVGHAPFMTEPAAWAALSDFLRTSAP; via the coding sequence GTGGCCGAGAGCGAGTTCGAGACCGCTGACGGGATCAGCGTTCACTATCGCGATCACCAGCCCCGATCGACCGCGGGCATCCCTGTACTTTGCCTCCACGGGCTTACGCGTAACGAGCGCGACTTCGAAGAGCTGGGGCCTCGCATCGTCGAACTGGGCCGGCGCGTCATCATCGCCACCCAAAGGGGCCGCGGGCTTTCCGGCTGGGACCCTGACGCCGAGCGCTACAATCCGTCCGTCTATGTCGCTGACATGCTCGGATTGCTCGATCGCCTTGCGATCGAGAAGGCGGTCTTTGTCGGCACCTCGATGGGGGGCCTGATGACGATGATCGCCGCCGCCATGGCGCCTGAGAGGGTCGGGGCGGCGGTGCTCAATGACATTGGCCCTGAGATCGATCCCGCAGGGCTCGAGCGAATCCGCAGCTACGCCGGCGGATCCAGGACTGCGCGGTCCTGGTTGGACGCCGCGAGCCTCTGCCGGGACATCAACGGGGTCTCATTCCCTGCGGAGGCCGGGGAGGCGTTTTGGATCGCCTTCGCCAAGCGGATTTTCCGCGAGGTCGCACCAGGCGAGATCGTCCTGGACTATGACCCGGCGATCGCTCGCACCGTGAGCGGCCCTCAGGTTGATCTGTGGCCGCTGTTCGACGTGCTGAAGCCGGTCCCGACACTGTTGATCCGCGGCGACATTTCCGACGTGCTCATGAGGTCCACGGTCGCGGCGATGCGTGCTCGCAAGCCCGACCTGGCCTTCGCCGCCGTCCCGGAGGTTGGACACGCCCCCTTCATGACCGAACCGGCGGCCTGGGCGGCCTTGAGCGATTTCCTGCGAACTTCGGCGCCCTGA
- a CDS encoding indolepyruvate ferredoxin oxidoreductase family protein — MRHTNVTLDDKFLLTEGRVFITGIQALLRILLDQHRLDAAAGKNVAGFVSGYRGSPLGGLDQQAGRATKHLKAANVVFQEGVNEDLAATAIWGSQQANLFPSATYDGVMGMWYGKTPGVDRSGDVFKHANMSGVFPTGGVLAIAGDDHACKSSTIPAQSEYAFQDYEIPLLSPAGVQEVLDYGLFGYALSRYSGLWAGLIAVADTMDAGETIDVSLERHRFIEPTDFTTPPGGLGIRLKDAPLDKERRLRTYKLPAAIAFARANKINHVALPSPRPRLGIVCHGQAYRDVMEALSAMGLTAEQAGELGLIIYKIGMVWPAEPVGMREFAQGLQTLLVVEHKRSFVEEQVRAALYDMPGEHRPKVIGKFDEAGQPLLSQLSALSVADIAQAIAPRLPQGAHSAGVQAYLDQVAAAQAAAANDAAGQVRKPFFCSGCPHNSSTRLPEGSRALAGIGCHYMVTFTDPNTDLYSHMGGEGMAWTGAAPFTSEKHVFTNLGDGTYNHSGSLAIRGAVLSGANITYKILFNDAVAMTGGQSAESGFTPAQITRQLAAEGVKKIVIVAAEPERYDGVTDLAPGVTVRPRLELMKVQRELREEEGVTVLLYDQVCATEKRRRRKRGTLAQAPRRVMINPLVCEGCGDCSKTSNCVSVEPLNTEFGRKRAINQSSCTQDYSCLQGFCPSFITLEGAVNAHREAAPALTADSTPLPTFETIDGVRNIVFTGVGGTGVTTVASILAMAAHVDGHAASVVDMTGLAQKNGAVFSHVRIGEDETSPVGGRVPAASADVLIACDLLAAAGPDAMTLYSADRTAAVGNADLTPTADFVADRDAQFDPDAEAARITRATRFYDELPAHNLAETQLSDAIYSNMILMGFAWQKGLLPVSSRAIYRAIQLNGVDAETNLQAFELGRRACFEPEIRGERMDAAPTPETIPLVDLIEGRTAELKAYQNADYARRYRTLVDRVAAKGSDDLTRAVAVNLYKLMAYKDEYEVARLYTDGRFAAYRAETFKGGKAKVLLAPPLFAKIGEGGRPKKTAFGGWMLTAAFPVLARFKGLRGTPLDLFGATHERRMERRLIADYEADVARILAELTPARADLAVKIAEIPQQIRGFGHIKEASVEPAEAERARLWGEWERMAAWVAV, encoded by the coding sequence ATGCGGCACACAAACGTGACGCTAGACGACAAGTTTCTGCTCACGGAAGGCCGGGTCTTCATCACCGGCATCCAGGCGCTTTTACGGATCCTGCTGGATCAGCACCGGCTGGACGCCGCCGCAGGAAAGAATGTCGCCGGATTCGTTTCGGGATACCGAGGCTCGCCCCTGGGCGGGCTCGACCAGCAGGCCGGGCGCGCGACCAAGCACCTGAAGGCGGCCAACGTCGTCTTCCAGGAAGGCGTCAACGAGGACCTGGCCGCCACCGCCATCTGGGGCAGCCAGCAGGCGAACCTGTTTCCGTCCGCCACCTACGACGGCGTGATGGGGATGTGGTACGGCAAGACCCCGGGCGTCGACCGCTCTGGCGACGTCTTCAAGCACGCCAACATGTCGGGCGTCTTCCCGACCGGCGGGGTCCTGGCGATCGCCGGCGACGACCACGCCTGCAAGTCCTCGACGATTCCGGCGCAGTCTGAGTACGCCTTCCAGGATTATGAAATCCCCCTGCTGTCGCCGGCCGGCGTGCAGGAGGTCCTGGACTACGGCCTCTTTGGCTATGCGCTCTCGCGCTACTCAGGTCTGTGGGCCGGGCTGATCGCCGTGGCCGACACCATGGACGCAGGCGAGACCATCGATGTCTCGCTGGAACGCCACCGGTTCATTGAGCCCACCGATTTCACGACGCCCCCCGGCGGACTCGGCATCCGGCTGAAGGACGCGCCGCTCGACAAGGAGCGCCGACTGCGGACCTACAAGCTGCCGGCCGCGATCGCCTTTGCGCGTGCGAACAAGATCAACCATGTGGCCCTGCCGTCACCGCGTCCGCGCCTGGGGATCGTCTGCCACGGCCAGGCCTATCGCGATGTCATGGAGGCGCTGAGCGCCATGGGCCTCACGGCCGAGCAGGCCGGCGAGCTGGGGTTGATCATCTATAAGATCGGCATGGTCTGGCCGGCCGAGCCCGTGGGCATGCGCGAATTCGCTCAGGGTCTCCAAACTCTGCTGGTGGTCGAGCACAAGCGATCCTTCGTCGAGGAGCAGGTCCGCGCCGCCCTCTACGACATGCCCGGCGAACATCGGCCAAAGGTGATCGGCAAGTTCGACGAGGCGGGTCAGCCTCTGCTGTCGCAGCTGAGCGCGCTTTCGGTCGCCGATATCGCCCAGGCGATCGCGCCGCGGCTGCCGCAGGGCGCCCACTCGGCCGGGGTGCAGGCCTATCTGGACCAGGTGGCGGCGGCGCAGGCCGCCGCGGCGAACGACGCCGCTGGCCAGGTGCGCAAGCCCTTCTTCTGCTCGGGCTGTCCGCACAACTCCTCGACCCGCCTGCCGGAAGGTTCGCGCGCGCTCGCCGGGATCGGTTGCCACTATATGGTGACCTTCACCGACCCGAACACCGACCTCTACAGCCACATGGGCGGGGAGGGCATGGCCTGGACGGGAGCTGCGCCCTTCACCAGCGAGAAGCACGTTTTCACGAACCTGGGCGACGGCACCTACAACCACTCCGGCTCGCTCGCCATCCGCGGCGCCGTGCTGTCCGGCGCCAACATCACCTACAAGATCCTGTTCAACGACGCCGTCGCCATGACGGGCGGCCAGTCCGCCGAGAGCGGCTTTACGCCGGCCCAGATCACCCGCCAACTGGCGGCGGAGGGGGTGAAGAAGATCGTCATCGTCGCCGCCGAGCCGGAACGCTACGACGGCGTGACCGACCTGGCGCCTGGCGTCACGGTGCGTCCGCGCCTTGAGCTCATGAAGGTTCAGCGCGAGCTGCGTGAAGAGGAGGGCGTCACCGTCCTGCTCTATGATCAGGTTTGCGCCACTGAAAAGCGCCGGCGCCGCAAGCGTGGGACACTCGCCCAGGCGCCGCGCCGGGTGATGATCAACCCGCTGGTCTGCGAAGGCTGCGGGGATTGCTCCAAGACTTCCAACTGCGTGTCGGTGGAGCCGCTGAACACCGAGTTCGGCCGCAAGCGGGCCATCAACCAGTCGAGTTGCACGCAGGACTACAGCTGCCTGCAGGGCTTCTGCCCGTCGTTCATCACGCTGGAGGGGGCCGTGAACGCCCACCGCGAGGCCGCGCCGGCGCTGACGGCCGATTCCACACCGCTGCCGACGTTCGAGACCATCGACGGCGTGCGCAACATCGTCTTCACGGGCGTTGGCGGCACAGGCGTGACGACCGTCGCCTCGATCCTGGCGATGGCGGCCCACGTCGACGGCCACGCGGCCTCGGTGGTCGACATGACGGGTCTCGCCCAGAAGAACGGGGCGGTCTTCAGCCATGTGCGGATCGGCGAGGATGAAACGAGCCCGGTCGGCGGCCGCGTGCCGGCGGCCAGCGCCGATGTACTGATCGCCTGCGACCTGCTGGCCGCGGCCGGCCCCGACGCGATGACGCTCTATTCGGCGGACCGGACGGCGGCCGTCGGCAACGCCGACCTGACGCCGACCGCCGACTTCGTGGCCGATCGCGACGCCCAGTTCGATCCGGACGCGGAGGCTGCGCGCATCACCCGGGCGACGCGGTTCTACGACGAGTTGCCGGCCCACAACCTGGCCGAGACCCAGCTCAGCGACGCCATCTATTCGAACATGATCCTGATGGGCTTCGCCTGGCAGAAGGGCCTGCTGCCCGTCTCCAGCCGGGCGATCTACCGGGCGATCCAGCTGAACGGCGTGGATGCGGAGACCAACCTGCAGGCCTTCGAACTGGGCCGGCGCGCCTGTTTCGAACCTGAGATCCGGGGCGAGCGGATGGACGCCGCGCCGACGCCGGAGACGATCCCGCTCGTGGACTTGATCGAGGGTCGAACCGCGGAGCTGAAGGCCTATCAGAACGCCGACTACGCGCGGCGCTATCGGACGCTCGTCGATCGGGTGGCGGCCAAGGGCTCGGACGATCTGACGCGAGCTGTGGCGGTCAATCTCTACAAGCTGATGGCCTACAAGGATGAGTACGAGGTGGCCCGCCTCTACACGGACGGCCGCTTCGCCGCCTACCGGGCCGAGACCTTCAAGGGCGGCAAGGCCAAGGTGCTGCTGGCTCCGCCGCTGTTCGCCAAAATCGGCGAGGGCGGCCGACCGAAGAAGACGGCGTTCGGCGGCTGGATGCTGACGGCGGCCTTCCCGGTGCTCGCCAGGTTCAAGGGCCTGCGCGGCACGCCGCTCGACCTCTTCGGCGCGACGCACGAGCGCCGCATGGAACGCCGCCTGATCGCCGACTATGAGGCCGACGTGGCGCGCATCCTGGCCGAACTCACGCCCGCGCGCGCGGACCTGGCCGTCAAGATCGCCGAGATCCCGCAGCAGATCCGCGGCTTCGGCCACATCAAGGAAGCCTCGGTCGAGCCGGCCGAGGCGGAGCGCGCGCGGCTGTGGGGCGAGTGGGAGCGGATGGCGGCTTGGGTGGCGGTCTGA
- a CDS encoding Lrp/AsnC family transcriptional regulator, which translates to MSDPLDAVDARILDLIQHDAGLSVAEIADRVGLSSSPCWRRIKRLEDTGIIQRRVTILDRELLGLGFEVYCTVKLSLPTRENLADFESAIGKLPEVVQCATVTGAADYELRVVTRDMHTFDEFLRDRILSLGLVSNIESRIVIRAVKNTTAAPLGLISEHITSDPQA; encoded by the coding sequence TTGTCTGATCCCCTGGACGCCGTTGATGCACGGATCCTCGATCTGATCCAACATGACGCGGGGCTCTCCGTCGCCGAGATCGCCGACCGCGTCGGGTTATCGTCCAGCCCTTGCTGGCGGCGGATCAAGCGGCTGGAGGACACCGGCATCATCCAGCGCCGCGTCACCATCCTCGACCGCGAACTTCTGGGTCTTGGCTTCGAGGTCTACTGCACCGTAAAGCTCAGCCTGCCGACTCGCGAGAATCTGGCCGATTTCGAATCCGCCATCGGCAAGCTTCCGGAAGTCGTCCAGTGCGCCACGGTGACCGGCGCCGCCGACTACGAGCTGCGCGTCGTCACCCGCGACATGCATACCTTCGATGAATTCCTGCGCGACCGCATCCTGTCGCTGGGCCTCGTCTCCAATATCGAAAGCCGGATTGTCATCCGCGCCGTGAAGAACACCACTGCGGCCCCCCTTGGCCTCATCAGCGAACACATCACGAGCGACCCCCAAGCATGA